One window of the Perca fluviatilis chromosome 5, GENO_Pfluv_1.0, whole genome shotgun sequence genome contains the following:
- the birc7 gene encoding baculoviral IAP repeat-containing protein 7 isoform X1, with the protein MTGTGQEEKGKPTCHRMTDDRSTMLRILEQPEMRREVERLRTFQNWPADAPVTSGDLAKAGFFFLGPGDKVQCFCCGGILRCWVHGDSPATEHKRHFPTCSFILGRAVGNIPLQVGSSDSVDGQLLSQLQRMTMDEQGTAGQAVYPEMEAEDSRLTTFHNWPTEASVQPDVLVRAGFFYTGHGDNVKCFHCDGGLRNWEPGDDPWQEHAKWFPRCEFLIQARGQEYISNIQDAHFHLGDTVGGSQTPTGRDIGSRNDMVGGLGASSAMLSPVVQTVLQMGFEASLVESLVQTKYLLTGQHYTSVSDLVTDVLQAEQEDRQRGPQSREPETRQGSSAGNVRTQTPIREKVKDPSPEELLRQLQEERTCKVCMDKLVSIVFIPCGHLVVCGDCAASLRHCPICRAVIRGSVRAFMS; encoded by the exons ATGACTGGCACaggacaagaagagaaaggaaaaCCTACATGCCACAGAATGACGGATGACAGGAGTACTATGCTGCGCATCCTTGAGCAGCCTGAGATGCGAAGAGAAGTGGAGAGACTTCGAACTTTTCAGAACTGGCCAGCAGATGCACCTGTCACATCTGGAGACCTGGCCAAGGCGGGTTTCTTTTTTCTAGGCCCCGGGGATAAAGTCCAATGTTTCTGCTGTGGAGGGATTTTAAGATGTTGGGTACACGGGGACAGCCCGGCCACCGAGCACAAGAGGCATTTTCCCACTTGCAGTTTCATACTTGGTCGAGCTGTGGGAAATATTCCACTCCAAGTCGGATCCTCCGACTCTGTGGACGGCCAGCTGTTGAGTCAACTCCAGAGGATGACTATGGATGAGCAGGGGACAGCTGGACAAGCGGTCTACCCAGAGATGGAGGCTGAGGATTCCCGGCTCACCACTTTCCACAACTGGCCCACCGAGGCCTCAGTCCAGCCAGATGTTCTTGTCAGAGCAGGATTTTTCTACACAG GTCATGGTGACAATGTCAAATGCTTCCACTGTGATGGAGGGCTGAGGAACTGGGAGCCAGGAGACGACCCCTGGCAGGAACATGCCAAGTGGTTTCCACG ATGTGAGTTTTTAATCCAGGCGAGAGGGCAGGAGTACATCAGCAACATACAAGATGCTCATTTCCATCTGGGTGACACTGTG GGTGGATCACAGACCCCCACAGGCAGAGATATCGGATCCAGAAATG ATATGGTCGGAGGTCTGGGAGCTTCCTCGGCCATGCTTTCTCCGGTCGTGCAGACTGTGCTGCAGATGGGATTTGAAGCCAGCCTGGTGGAGAGTCTGGTTCAGACCAAGTACCTTTTGACAGGTCAGCACTACACTTCTgtgtctgacctggtcactgaCGTACTCCAGGCGGAGCaggaggacagacagagggggCCACAGAGCAGAG AGCCAGAGACGAGGCAGGGCTCCAGTGCTGGAAATGTGAGGACACAAACACCCATCAGAGAGAAAG TGAAGGACCCCAGCCCAGAGGAGCTGCTGAGGCAGCTGCAGGAGGAAAGGACCTGTAAGGTGTGCATGGACAAACTGGTGTCCATCGTCTTCATCCCCTGTGGCCATTTGGTGGTGTGTGGTGATTGCGCTGCCAGCCTGCGTCACTGCCCCATCTGCAGAGCTGTTATTAGGGGCAGTGTTCGTGCATTCATGTCCTAA
- the birc7 gene encoding baculoviral IAP repeat-containing protein 7 isoform X2, protein MTGTGQEEKGKPTCHRMTDDRSTMLRILEQPEMRREVERLRTFQNWPADAPVTSGDLAKAGFFFLGPGDKVQCFCCGGILRCWVHGDSPATEHKRHFPTCSFILGRAVGNIPLQVGSSDSVDGQLLSQLQRMTMDEQGTAGQAVYPEMEAEDSRLTTFHNWPTEASVQPDVLVRAGFFYTGHGDNVKCFHCDGGLRNWEPGDDPWQEHAKWFPRCEFLIQARGQEYISNIQDAHFHLGDTVGGSQTPTGRDIGSRNDMVGGLGASSAMLSPVVQTVLQMGFEASLVESLVQTKYLLTEPETRQGSSAGNVRTQTPIREKVKDPSPEELLRQLQEERTCKVCMDKLVSIVFIPCGHLVVCGDCAASLRHCPICRAVIRGSVRAFMS, encoded by the exons ATGACTGGCACaggacaagaagagaaaggaaaaCCTACATGCCACAGAATGACGGATGACAGGAGTACTATGCTGCGCATCCTTGAGCAGCCTGAGATGCGAAGAGAAGTGGAGAGACTTCGAACTTTTCAGAACTGGCCAGCAGATGCACCTGTCACATCTGGAGACCTGGCCAAGGCGGGTTTCTTTTTTCTAGGCCCCGGGGATAAAGTCCAATGTTTCTGCTGTGGAGGGATTTTAAGATGTTGGGTACACGGGGACAGCCCGGCCACCGAGCACAAGAGGCATTTTCCCACTTGCAGTTTCATACTTGGTCGAGCTGTGGGAAATATTCCACTCCAAGTCGGATCCTCCGACTCTGTGGACGGCCAGCTGTTGAGTCAACTCCAGAGGATGACTATGGATGAGCAGGGGACAGCTGGACAAGCGGTCTACCCAGAGATGGAGGCTGAGGATTCCCGGCTCACCACTTTCCACAACTGGCCCACCGAGGCCTCAGTCCAGCCAGATGTTCTTGTCAGAGCAGGATTTTTCTACACAG GTCATGGTGACAATGTCAAATGCTTCCACTGTGATGGAGGGCTGAGGAACTGGGAGCCAGGAGACGACCCCTGGCAGGAACATGCCAAGTGGTTTCCACG ATGTGAGTTTTTAATCCAGGCGAGAGGGCAGGAGTACATCAGCAACATACAAGATGCTCATTTCCATCTGGGTGACACTGTG GGTGGATCACAGACCCCCACAGGCAGAGATATCGGATCCAGAAATG ATATGGTCGGAGGTCTGGGAGCTTCCTCGGCCATGCTTTCTCCGGTCGTGCAGACTGTGCTGCAGATGGGATTTGAAGCCAGCCTGGTGGAGAGTCTGGTTCAGACCAAGTACCTTTTGACAG AGCCAGAGACGAGGCAGGGCTCCAGTGCTGGAAATGTGAGGACACAAACACCCATCAGAGAGAAAG TGAAGGACCCCAGCCCAGAGGAGCTGCTGAGGCAGCTGCAGGAGGAAAGGACCTGTAAGGTGTGCATGGACAAACTGGTGTCCATCGTCTTCATCCCCTGTGGCCATTTGGTGGTGTGTGGTGATTGCGCTGCCAGCCTGCGTCACTGCCCCATCTGCAGAGCTGTTATTAGGGGCAGTGTTCGTGCATTCATGTCCTAA
- the nkain4 gene encoding sodium/potassium-transporting ATPase subunit beta-1-interacting protein 4 isoform X2 codes for MGCCSGRCTLIFICTLQLVLALERQVFDFLGYQWAPILANFFHIIMVILGLFGTIQYRPRYIVVYTVWVALWVAWNVFIICYYLDVGGLSKDSDLLTFNISAHHSWWSEHGPGCVRREMPEAPGVRTTESHSYITVMGCLMDYQYIEVVHSGTQILVALLGFVYACYVVSAITEEEDSCLRK; via the exons GTGTTGGCATTAGAAAGACAGGTCTTTGACTTCCTGGGTTACCAGTGGGCCCCAATCCTTGCCAACTTTTTCCACATCATCATGGTCATCCTCGGCCTTTTTGGCACCATCCAGTACCGGCCGCGCTACATTGTGGTG TACACAGTATGGGTCGCTCTGTGGGTGGCCTGGAACGTCTTCATCATCTGTTACTACCTGGACGTAGGCGGCCTGTCCAAG GACAGTGACCTGCTGACATTTAACATCTCCGCCCATCACTCTTGGTGGAGCGAACACGGGCCGGGCTGTGTGAGGAGAGAGATGCCGGAGGCTCCAGGGGTCCGCACAACAGAGAGCCACTCCTACATCACTGTCATGGGCTGCCTCATGGATTACCAGTATATTGAGGTTGTGCACAGCGGCACACAGATTCTCGTTGCT CTCCTGGGCTTCGTGTACGCCTGTTATGTTGTCAGCGCTATCACTGAGGAGGAGGACAGCT GTCTACGTAAATAA
- the nkain4 gene encoding sodium/potassium-transporting ATPase subunit beta-1-interacting protein 4 isoform X1, whose amino-acid sequence MGCCSGRCTLIFICTLQLVLALERQVFDFLGYQWAPILANFFHIIMVILGLFGTIQYRPRYIVVYTVWVALWVAWNVFIICYYLDVGGLSKDSDLLTFNISAHHSWWSEHGPGCVRREMPEAPGVRTTESHSYITVMGCLMDYQYIEVVHSGTQILVALLGFVYACYVVSAITEEEDSFDFIGGFDPFPLYHVNEKPSHLLLKPMYLST is encoded by the exons GTGTTGGCATTAGAAAGACAGGTCTTTGACTTCCTGGGTTACCAGTGGGCCCCAATCCTTGCCAACTTTTTCCACATCATCATGGTCATCCTCGGCCTTTTTGGCACCATCCAGTACCGGCCGCGCTACATTGTGGTG TACACAGTATGGGTCGCTCTGTGGGTGGCCTGGAACGTCTTCATCATCTGTTACTACCTGGACGTAGGCGGCCTGTCCAAG GACAGTGACCTGCTGACATTTAACATCTCCGCCCATCACTCTTGGTGGAGCGAACACGGGCCGGGCTGTGTGAGGAGAGAGATGCCGGAGGCTCCAGGGGTCCGCACAACAGAGAGCCACTCCTACATCACTGTCATGGGCTGCCTCATGGATTACCAGTATATTGAGGTTGTGCACAGCGGCACACAGATTCTCGTTGCT CTCCTGGGCTTCGTGTACGCCTGTTATGTTGTCAGCGCTATCACTGAGGAGGAGGACAGCT TTGATTTTATTGGTGGATTTGACCCATTCCCACTCTACCATGTCAATGAGAAACCATCTCATCTCCTCTTAAAGCCCATGTACCT GTCTACGTAA